In one window of Arachis ipaensis cultivar K30076 chromosome B06, Araip1.1, whole genome shotgun sequence DNA:
- the LOC107604960 gene encoding putative H/ACA ribonucleoprotein complex subunit 1-like protein 1 isoform X1, translating to MRPPRGGGRGGGFRGGRDGGGRGRGGGGRGFGGRGGGGFRDEGPPTEVVEVSTFMHACEGDAVTKLTNEKIPFFNAPIYLQNMTQIGKVDEIFGPINESYFSIKMMEGIVATSYAAGDKFYIDPRKLLPLARFLPQPKGQSQGGRGGGGGGRGGGRGGGFRGGGGFRGRGGPRGGGRGGPPRGRGGFRGRGGRF from the exons ATGAGACCCCCGAGAGGTGGCGGAAGAGGAGGCGGTTTTCGAGGTGGCCGTGACGGAGGAGGACGAGGCAGAGGCGGAGGCGGCAGAGGTTTTGGCGGCCGCGGTGGTGGCGGGTTTCGTGATGAAGGTCCTCCCACTGAAGTCGTAG AGGTTTCAACATTTATGCATGCTTGTGAGGGTGATGCAGTGACAAAACTAACGAACGAGAAGATTCCCTTTTTTAATGCTCCTATATACTTGCAAAACATGACTCAGATTGGGAAAGTTGATGAAATATTTGGCCCCATTAATGAATCT TACTTTTCAATCAAAATGATGGAAGGGATTGTTGCTACTTCGTATGCAGCTGGTGACAAGTTTTACATTGACCCGAGGAAACTTTTGCCTCTTGCAAGATTTCTCCCACAGCCAAA GGGGCAATCACAGGGTGGTagaggtggaggtggaggaggTCGTGGTGGAGGCAGAGGTGGTGGCTTTCGCGGAGGTGGTGGCTTTCGTGGAAGGGGTGGCCCAAGGGGCGGTGGTAGAGGTGGACCTCCTAGGGGAAGAGGTGGTTTCAGGGGAAGGGGAGGTAGATTTTAG
- the LOC107604961 gene encoding glutamate dehydrogenase 1 isoform X1, whose protein sequence is MNALVATNRNFKLASRLLGLDSKLEKSLLIPFREIKVECTIPKDDGTLASYVGFRVQHDNARGPMKGGIRYHPEVDPDEVNALAQLMTWKTAVANIPYGGAKGGIGCNPSELSVSELERLTRVFTQKIHDLIGTHTDVPAPDMGTGPQTMAWILDEYSKFHGYSPAVVTGKPIDLGGSLGREAATGRGVLYATEAVLNEYGKNVSGHRFVIQGFGNVGSWAAQLISERGGKVIAVSDVTGAIKNNNGLDIPSLLKHSKEHKGVKGFHGGDSIDPKSILVEDCDVLLPAALGGVINRENANEIKAKFIIEAANHPTDPEADEILKKKGVVILPDIYANSGGVTVSYFEWVQNIQGFMWDEEKVNNELKKYMTRGFKDVKEMCKTHECDLRMGAFTLAVNRVARATVLRGWEA, encoded by the exons ATGAATGCATTAGTAGCTACCAACAGGAACTTTAAGTTGGCCTCTAGGCTTCTTGGATTGGACTCAAAGCTTGAGAAAAGTTTATTGATTCCATTCAGGGAAATCAAG GTTGAATGCACCATACCTAAAGATGATGGCACATTAGCATCATATGTTGGGTTCAGGGTTCAACATGACAATGCTAGAGGCCCTATGAAAGGAGGAATCAGATACCATCCTGAG GTTGATCCAGATGAAGTGAATGCTTTAGCACAACTAATGACATGGAAAACTGCGGTAGCAAATATACCATATGGTGGCGCCAAAGGAGGAATAGGGTGTAACCCATCAGAACTAAGTGTTTCTGAGTTAGAAAGGCTAACTAGAGTTTTCACACAGAAAATCCATGATTTGATTGGAACTCATACTGATGTGCCTGCACCCGATATGGGAACAGGACCACAG ACAATGGCATGGATACTAGATGAGTATTCGAAATTTCATGGTTATTCTCCTGCAGTTGTGACTGGAAAACCGATA GATCTTGGTGGATCTCTAGGCAGAGAAGCAGCCACAGGAAGAGGAGTCCTCTATGCAACAGAGGCTGTGCTTAATGAGTATGGGAAGAATGTATCTGGACATCGGTTTGTCATACAG GGTTTCGGAAATGTGGGATCTTGGGCTGCCCAATTAATTAGCGAGAGAGGTGGAAAGGTTATTGCTGTGAGTGATGTAACTGGAGCCATAAAGAACAACAATGGCCTTGATATCCCAAGCTTACTCAAGCATTCCAAAGAGCATAAAGGAGTTAAAGGATTCCATGGTGGTGATTCCATTGATCCTAAGTCAATATTAGTTGAAGACTGTGATGTTCTGCTTCCAGCAGCTCTTGGGGGTGTCATTAATAG GGAAAATGCAAATGAAATCAAAGCCAAATTTATTATTGAAGCAGCCAATCACCCCACTGACCCAGAGGCTGATGAG ATTCTGAAGAAGAAAGGAGTTGTGATCCTTCCAGACATATATGCAAATTCAGGAGGTGTTACAGTTAGTTACTTTGAGTGGGTTCAG AACATCCAAGGGTTCATGTGGGATGAAGAGAAAGTGAACAATGAGCTAAAGAAGTACATGACAAGAGGGTTCAAAGATGTGAAAGAAATGTGCAAGACTCATGAATGCGATCTTCGAATGGGAGCCTTCACTCTTGCAGTTAACCGTGTTGCAAGGGCCACTGTCCTTAGGGGTTGGGAAGCTTGA
- the LOC107604961 gene encoding glutamate dehydrogenase 1 isoform X2: MNALVATNRNFKLASRLLGLDSKLEKSLLIPFREIKVECTIPKDDGTLASYVGFRVQHDNARGPMKGGIRYHPEVDPDEVNALAQLMTWKTAVANIPYGGAKGGIGCNPSELSVSELERLTRVFTQKIHDLIGTHTDVPAPDMGTGPQTMAWILDEYSKFHGYSPAVVTGKPIDLGGSLGREAATGRGVLYATEAVLNEYGKNVSGHRFVIQGFGNVGSWAAQLISERGGKVIAVSDVTGAIKNNNGLDIPSLLKHSKEHKGVKGFHGGDSIDPKSILVEDCDVLLPAALGGVINRENANEIKAKFIIEAANHPTDPEADEILKKKGVVILPDIYANSGGVTVSYFEWVQVK, from the exons ATGAATGCATTAGTAGCTACCAACAGGAACTTTAAGTTGGCCTCTAGGCTTCTTGGATTGGACTCAAAGCTTGAGAAAAGTTTATTGATTCCATTCAGGGAAATCAAG GTTGAATGCACCATACCTAAAGATGATGGCACATTAGCATCATATGTTGGGTTCAGGGTTCAACATGACAATGCTAGAGGCCCTATGAAAGGAGGAATCAGATACCATCCTGAG GTTGATCCAGATGAAGTGAATGCTTTAGCACAACTAATGACATGGAAAACTGCGGTAGCAAATATACCATATGGTGGCGCCAAAGGAGGAATAGGGTGTAACCCATCAGAACTAAGTGTTTCTGAGTTAGAAAGGCTAACTAGAGTTTTCACACAGAAAATCCATGATTTGATTGGAACTCATACTGATGTGCCTGCACCCGATATGGGAACAGGACCACAG ACAATGGCATGGATACTAGATGAGTATTCGAAATTTCATGGTTATTCTCCTGCAGTTGTGACTGGAAAACCGATA GATCTTGGTGGATCTCTAGGCAGAGAAGCAGCCACAGGAAGAGGAGTCCTCTATGCAACAGAGGCTGTGCTTAATGAGTATGGGAAGAATGTATCTGGACATCGGTTTGTCATACAG GGTTTCGGAAATGTGGGATCTTGGGCTGCCCAATTAATTAGCGAGAGAGGTGGAAAGGTTATTGCTGTGAGTGATGTAACTGGAGCCATAAAGAACAACAATGGCCTTGATATCCCAAGCTTACTCAAGCATTCCAAAGAGCATAAAGGAGTTAAAGGATTCCATGGTGGTGATTCCATTGATCCTAAGTCAATATTAGTTGAAGACTGTGATGTTCTGCTTCCAGCAGCTCTTGGGGGTGTCATTAATAG GGAAAATGCAAATGAAATCAAAGCCAAATTTATTATTGAAGCAGCCAATCACCCCACTGACCCAGAGGCTGATGAG ATTCTGAAGAAGAAAGGAGTTGTGATCCTTCCAGACATATATGCAAATTCAGGAGGTGTTACAGTTAGTTACTTTGAGTGGGTTCAGGTAAAATAA
- the LOC107604960 gene encoding putative H/ACA ribonucleoprotein complex subunit 1-like protein 1 isoform X2 — protein MRPPRGGGRGGGFRGGRDGGGRGRGGGGRGFGGRGGGGFRDEGPPTEVVEVSTFMHACEGDAVTKLTNEKIPFFNAPIYLQNMTQIGKVDEIFGPINESYFSIKMMEGIVATSYAAGDKFYIDPRKLLPLARFLPQPNVVNFFLCASILFRVCIFIVSWKSYYYRNFLLCLYLDIFVV, from the exons ATGAGACCCCCGAGAGGTGGCGGAAGAGGAGGCGGTTTTCGAGGTGGCCGTGACGGAGGAGGACGAGGCAGAGGCGGAGGCGGCAGAGGTTTTGGCGGCCGCGGTGGTGGCGGGTTTCGTGATGAAGGTCCTCCCACTGAAGTCGTAG AGGTTTCAACATTTATGCATGCTTGTGAGGGTGATGCAGTGACAAAACTAACGAACGAGAAGATTCCCTTTTTTAATGCTCCTATATACTTGCAAAACATGACTCAGATTGGGAAAGTTGATGAAATATTTGGCCCCATTAATGAATCT TACTTTTCAATCAAAATGATGGAAGGGATTGTTGCTACTTCGTATGCAGCTGGTGACAAGTTTTACATTGACCCGAGGAAACTTTTGCCTCTTGCAAGATTTCTCCCACAGCCAAA TGTTGTGAATTTCTTCTTATGTGCATCCATACTCTTCCGAGTATGCATTTTCATTGTAAGTTGGAAAAGCTATTATTATAGGAACTTTTTATTGTGCTTataccttgatatatttgttgtgTAA